The DNA sequence AGGTACTGAAGCAAGATCTTCTGTTGTTGCTCCGGTATTCCACAAGAAACTATATGGAGCCGTACCACCACCAACGGTAAGATTTACTGAACCGTTACCGCCAAAACATAATGCATGCGTTGGAACTGCATTCGCTGTAAGATCCGATGGTGCAGTCACTGTTGCATTTGCTGTTTCTGTACAGCCATTTGCATCAGTTACGGTTACACTATATGCTCCTGCCGGTACTGAAGCAAGATCTTCTGTTGTTGCTCCGGTATTCCACAAGAAAGTATATGGAGGCGTACCACCACCAACGGTAAGATTTACTGAACCGTTACTTGCATTACAAGCTGCAGGTGTTGGAACGGCATTCGCTGTAACATCTGTTGGTTGATTCACTGTTGCATTT is a window from the Lacibacter sp. H407 genome containing:
- a CDS encoding SprB repeat-containing protein, which translates into the protein PPYTFLWNTGATTEDLASVPAGAYSVTVTDANGCTETANATVNQPTDVTANAVPTPAACNASNGSVNLTVGGGTPPYTFLWNTGATTEDLASVPAGAYSVTVTDANGCTETANATVTAPSDLTANAVPTHALCFGGNGSVNLTVGGGTAPYSFLWNTGATTEDLASVP